A stretch of DNA from Sebastes fasciatus isolate fSebFas1 chromosome 16, fSebFas1.pri, whole genome shotgun sequence:
TTGAGGGAATTTGCCGTGAAAGAGCTGATGCAAAATTTGAAGAAGTTTGTAGTTCAACAAAAATGACTAATAGTTTTAGCATTATTTACACTTTAATAGTGTAAATATTTCAAAAACTCATTGGAAGTGTGGTGGTAGGAAGCGAAGAAAAGCAACCTGTaggttatattatatatatgtaaactATATTTATTGTGTTGCTCCAGCCCTGTACTATTCAGGATCATTTTATGGCATAAGAAAATTCATATATAATAAAAACCTTTAATTTTGCTGACCTGCTAtatccccctaaagaccccctatactccctaaaaaagacaaaaatgggtctattttGGGTCTCGGAGGGTTAAACAGACTTCCTGTTAAATAGGTTTATCCCTCTCTAAAACTATTCGTGTTTTCCCTCTATTCCCATTGTTAGGTTCGGAGAGCAAAATCCCTGCTTCTCAGTGGCCAGTTTCTCCAACGACGATGAGGATGACAAAGATGTTGCGACGGTGACCCGTGCTTTGGAGAGGGTGACATCAGACTACCACTCAGGTTCTTCTTCCGACGAGGAGAGCACGCGCATTTCCTCCCCCACTGTCGTCAACAGCCGCTGTGCTAACCAGGTATGGCATGATACATTTTAGAATTCCCATGACTAAATATCCCATGTTTAACGAGTTGTGAGTCTAATACTTCACGGGGTCAAGGGGCTGGGATTGTTTGTGTTGGCAGTTGATGGaagcttttctttctttgtttcctATTTAAGGCGATGAATCCAGCTGCTCCTACGTGGCATCCTAAGAAGATGGTACCAGCGAAAGGTTACGTCCTTCCACGGCCTCACCGCGGCTTCAGGCCTCGCGGCAGAGCCTCCCACACTTTGAGGCCTCATGCGTGGGCGCCTCATGCGTGGGCACCTCATGCATGGGCTCCTCATGCGTGGGCGCCTCTTGGCTACGACGGAAGGCCTGGGTACTGGGACTCAACCCAAAATCACGCACTTGGTTACAGATAGGAACCATAGTACTTATTGTTCACACTAGACATTCAAGCTGAGGACCACTTTAAAATGACTGGATGTTTATTTTAAACAGGAATTTTTATAGATTACATATTAACTGTTTTTGACAAAAACTCTTTTTTGCACTTTAGACTATTTGTTATAGTTGAAATAAATCACTTGTATTAAATTAGATATTGAAATTGGAATACTACACATTTTGAAGTACTGTATTTTTACAATGGGAGATGTTCATGTGTGTGCCACCTGTTTTTTCCTTTgtgataaaaatgttttatttattcgtAGTGCAGAATTGTAAGATGTATTGGCTTAAATTTATGGAGTTTTATTAAACACAATTACCAAGCATGGTGATGCTTTGtctgttatttttgtatttaccaAAAGATCTTCCAAGTGTTGTAGTTGAAGTGTAAAAttggtgttttgtttctgttgtgtttCTTTTGGCATTTTCCCTTATTTGCTAGCTGACGGTGTAGAAGAGAGAAATAAGTATAATATAAAACCGGTCCCTGGCTGGAACCACATTGTGATAGGTGTGTTCTGCTCAACAGGACACTTATATGCATTTAGAAGTAATGTTCAGCTCAAAGGGTCGGTTCACCAAAAAATCAAAAACTCTCTTCATGGTTAGATATCATCAGTAGTAAGTGAATATTTCTGTGATTTTGTTGAACCCTTTAATGTACTTGTTAACACACTATAGTAATTTCTGTCTGTGACATCAGAGCTATAGTTACATTTATTGATAGATTCAGTGTTCAGTTCCAGGACCCATTGTCGAAGTGGATGCCTCATGGAGGAGAGAGTTCCTTTAAAAGAACTACTATTAAGTACTATATAAGGAAGGTGCTGTGAAATATTCTTTATTGTAAAAAATGGGAGGTGAGCTAACATTCGTACTCCGACTTGTATGATCAAGATGGGCTGTATTTGAATGACGATGCTGCCAAATTAAccaccacttcctgtttgtctgaGCTGCAGCCCCCCCAATGTGTTTTCACTGTTCTCTGTCCTGAGCAGCAAATGAACAGTATCACCCTGGAGTCATTTAAATATCATATCAACCCACCACAAGCATCTCTGGATAAATATGAGAGCTGGATATGTAGCCTATGGTCCACAGTTTTGGAAATGTTGCTTCATATATGGATTTGCCATTGATTCACAATATAGGCCATTGATTAAATTAACAGTACACACATACGAAATAAttacaaatatgaatataaatggATAAAACACAAATTTTAAAAGGCCAAAGTCATCTCTCCCCTCATGGTCTTGAAAATAGAAGACAAAATAAGCCAGGGTTAGACACcatctactgtacatactgttttaaaactgtaacacatgtaatactgtatatactagcttgtttcaaaggaggctaaatgacactccaaaattacgctaaattttggagaggaaaaactggcatggcctttttcaaaggggtcccttgacctctgacctcaagatatgtgaatgacaatgggttctatgggtacccacgagtctcccctttacagatatgtccactttatgataatcacatgcagtttggggcaagtcatagtcaagtcagcacactgacacactgacagctgttgttgtctgttgggctgcagtttgccatgttatgatttgagcatattttttatgctaaatgcagtacctgtgagggtttctggacaatagttgccattgttttgtgttgttaattgatttccaataataaatatatacatatatttgcataaagcaacatatttccCACTcccacgtatatatatatatatagttagtATCTCGTttcctcgagttagtaactggagggaacgagttaGTATCTtgttccctccagttagtaactcgttccctcgagttagtaactcgttccctccagttagtatctcgttccctcgagttactaaCTCCCTCTGAATCCCTGAATATCACCTGGAGTCTACCTGCCAGTGGAGCTGTCGCCCATGCCTGGCATGTAGACTCTGAAACAATGGCTGTGGCCTGGCGCCTACCAGCCAGGGGATCACTATGTGTGTCCATGCCTGGCAGTTTCGCCACGGATCCTCT
This window harbors:
- the btg3 gene encoding protein BTG3, which encodes MRREIAAVVFFLKKLVKKGDKLESHKIDVFVERLAAALQENFKGHWYPENPSRGQAYRCIRVNRFHRQDPELLRACRESGVQYSDLSLPHELTLWVDPGEVCCRFGEQNPCFSVASFSNDDEDDKDVATVTRALERVTSDYHSGSSSDEESTRISSPTVVNSRCANQAMNPAAPTWHPKKMVPAKGYVLPRPHRGFRPRGRASHTLRPHAWAPHAWAPHAWAPHAWAPLGYDGRPGYWDSTQNHALGYR